In Arthrobacter sp. B3I4, the following proteins share a genomic window:
- a CDS encoding ABC transporter ATP-binding protein produces the protein MTAVAPAAELSIETRGLSKRFGRQLAVDGVDLAVPKGSVFGFLGPNGSGKTTTIRILLGLAAASSGSVRVLGEEMPRQLHSVLPRVGALVEGPAFYPFLSGAANLLRFDAADPHALAGTRHERVRTALERVGLAHAADKKVRAYSLGMKQRLGIANALLAPRELLVLDEPTNGLDPQGTREVRHLVRSLAADGATVFVSSHLLAEVEQICTHAAIMSAGHLVAQGTMTELRQAGRSRLRLLTPDADAAARVLAGLGLTLDGGTPAGVGGAGSGSSEQSSNGGSSAGSGSTGGSLDDGMGAGRVMYAPLPVGGTGVTVPPPEQVVAALVSAGVRVRGFALEQGSLEDRFVELTGEGFDVAQ, from the coding sequence TTGACCGCCGTCGCCCCAGCGGCCGAACTGAGCATTGAAACCCGGGGCTTGAGCAAGCGCTTCGGCCGCCAGTTGGCGGTTGACGGCGTCGACCTCGCTGTGCCGAAGGGTTCGGTCTTTGGTTTCCTGGGCCCGAACGGCTCTGGCAAGACGACCACCATCAGGATTCTGCTGGGCCTGGCCGCCGCCTCGAGCGGCTCCGTGCGCGTCCTCGGCGAGGAGATGCCGCGGCAGCTTCACTCCGTGTTGCCGCGGGTGGGGGCCCTGGTGGAAGGCCCGGCGTTCTACCCCTTCCTTTCCGGAGCCGCGAACCTGCTGCGCTTCGACGCCGCTGACCCGCATGCCCTTGCCGGGACGCGGCATGAGCGGGTGCGCACGGCCCTGGAACGGGTGGGCCTCGCGCACGCCGCGGACAAGAAGGTCCGGGCCTATTCGCTGGGAATGAAGCAGCGGCTGGGGATCGCGAACGCGCTGCTCGCCCCGCGCGAGCTGCTGGTGCTGGATGAGCCGACCAATGGTCTGGATCCGCAGGGAACCCGCGAGGTGCGGCACCTGGTGCGGTCCCTCGCTGCCGACGGCGCGACCGTGTTCGTCTCCAGCCACCTGCTCGCGGAGGTGGAACAGATCTGCACCCACGCGGCGATCATGAGTGCGGGCCACCTTGTGGCCCAGGGGACCATGACGGAGCTGCGGCAGGCGGGACGCTCCCGGCTCCGGCTGCTGACTCCCGACGCCGACGCCGCCGCCCGCGTTCTTGCCGGGCTGGGCCTGACGCTCGACGGCGGTACTCCGGCTGGCGTCGGGGGAGCGGGCTCGGGGAGCTCTGAGCAAAGCTCGAATGGGGGCAGCTCGGCCGGTAGCGGTTCGACCGGCGGTAGCTTGGACGACGGGATGGGCGCAGGCCGGGTGATGTACGCGCCACTGCCGGTCGGCGGCACCGGCGTCACCGTCCCCCCTCCCGAGCAGGTCGTGGCGGCACTGGTGTCCGCCGGCGTCCGGGTCCGGGGTTTCGCCCTCGAACAGGGCAGCCTCGAGGACCGCTTCGTCGAACTGACAGGGGAAGGTTTTGACGTTGCCCAGTGA
- a CDS encoding ABC transporter permease yields the protein MRRTRPRTQGLRLLGSELGVLFRRRRTWAMLLALAAIPVLIAVAVRLSSAVPAGRGPAFLDRISQNGLFVGVTAMLVAVPLFLPLTIGVVAGDTLAGEAGLGTLRYLLAAPAGRGRLLAVKYAGAVAFAVVAPLTVAVVGAGIGAALFPVGPVTLLSGDTIGAADAVVRLLLIAAYLAVSLVGLSAVGLFMSSLTDVPVGAMAATVVLAVVAQVADALPQLEWLHPWLFTHRWLDFADLLRQPVVWESFAANALLQGGYLAVFGTLAYAKFTTKDVLS from the coding sequence TTGCGCCGGACCCGGCCACGGACCCAGGGGCTGCGGCTGCTCGGCTCCGAGCTCGGCGTGCTGTTCCGGCGCCGACGGACCTGGGCCATGCTGCTGGCCCTCGCCGCCATCCCGGTATTGATCGCTGTCGCCGTGCGGCTCTCGTCCGCCGTGCCGGCAGGACGCGGACCGGCCTTCCTGGACCGGATCAGCCAGAACGGACTGTTCGTCGGCGTAACCGCCATGCTGGTCGCGGTTCCGCTGTTCCTGCCCCTGACCATCGGCGTGGTCGCCGGTGACACCCTCGCCGGCGAGGCCGGGTTGGGCACCCTTCGCTACCTGCTGGCGGCCCCGGCGGGCCGGGGCCGGCTCTTGGCGGTCAAGTACGCCGGCGCCGTCGCGTTCGCCGTGGTTGCACCGCTGACAGTGGCGGTGGTCGGCGCCGGCATCGGGGCGGCGCTCTTTCCGGTGGGCCCGGTCACCTTGCTCTCCGGCGACACGATAGGTGCTGCCGATGCCGTAGTGCGGCTGTTGCTGATTGCTGCCTACCTGGCCGTCTCACTCGTGGGGCTCTCCGCCGTCGGACTGTTTATGTCGAGCCTTACGGACGTGCCCGTCGGCGCGATGGCTGCCACCGTGGTGCTCGCCGTCGTCGCCCAGGTCGCGGATGCCCTGCCCCAGCTGGAATGGCTCCATCCGTGGCTCTTTACCCACCGCTGGCTCGATTTCGCGGACCTGCTGCGGCAACCGGTTGTCTGGGAATCGTTCGCGGCGAATGCGCTCCTGCAGGGCGGCTACCTCGCCGTCTTTGGAACCCTTGCTTACGCGAAGTTCACTACCAAGGACGTGCTCTCCTAG